From a single Methylacidiphilum kamchatkense Kam1 genomic region:
- a CDS encoding class I SAM-dependent methyltransferase yields MDKYVGVDIIRYDSVPNGITVICCDLNEDIIPIEEQADLVVSIETIEHLENPRSFFRNLVRLTKPGGLIAVSTPNNLSLRSIGSLLLRGHFAAFQEGNGNYPAHITALLEIDLLRLAKENHLINMNIGYSNKGKIPWLSFYWPSFLKGKLFSDNIVLLAQKPI; encoded by the coding sequence ATCGATAAATACGTTGGAGTTGACATTATAAGATATGATAGTGTTCCTAATGGTATTACTGTTATTTGTTGTGATCTCAATGAAGACATCATTCCCATTGAAGAACAAGCAGATCTTGTTGTTTCCATAGAAACCATCGAGCATTTAGAAAATCCTAGGAGTTTTTTCCGCAATCTTGTTCGATTGACAAAACCTGGTGGATTAATTGCCGTGTCAACACCAAATAATCTTAGCTTAAGAAGTATAGGGTCTCTACTTTTAAGAGGACATTTTGCCGCGTTTCAAGAGGGAAATGGAAATTATCCAGCACATATCACTGCACTTTTAGAAATCGACTTATTAAGACTAGCTAAGGAAAATCATTTAATTAATATGAATATTGGTTATAGCAACAAAGGAAAAATTCCATGGCTAAGCTTTTATTGGCCATCTTTTTTAAAAGGCAAACTTTTTAGTGATAATATTGTTCTTTTAGCTCAAAAGCCTATTTAA
- a CDS encoding FkbM family methyltransferase, whose translation MLLQLMLLISLSKINKLIKILTKPVYWRGAIHRVAAGIEHEKFLKRLIDCKTVVDIGANRGQFALVARHYLPNAMIYSFEPLPKPASVFQSIFKNDPQVILFTGGVGSVVGKFPMNVSQKDDSSSLLPISKLQESFFPGTRKKEEVLVEIAPLDHWIKEDQIYPPALIKIDVQGYELEVLKGIKNFLDHFKYIYIESSFYELYVGQPLADDIINFLYSKQFRFRGIYNLVYDSEKNAVQGDFFFEKRSTKN comes from the coding sequence TTGTTACTGCAATTAATGCTTCTCATCTCCCTATCTAAAATAAATAAATTAATTAAAATCCTTACTAAACCTGTTTATTGGAGAGGAGCAATACATAGAGTAGCCGCTGGGATAGAACATGAAAAATTTTTAAAAAGACTGATCGATTGTAAGACGGTTGTAGATATCGGAGCCAATCGAGGACAATTTGCTCTAGTTGCTCGACACTATTTACCTAACGCCATGATCTATTCATTTGAACCTCTTCCAAAGCCTGCTTCAGTCTTCCAATCCATTTTTAAAAATGATCCTCAAGTTATTTTATTTACTGGGGGTGTGGGCTCTGTAGTTGGAAAATTTCCAATGAACGTTTCACAAAAAGATGATTCCTCTTCATTACTTCCAATAAGTAAGTTACAAGAAAGCTTTTTCCCTGGTACTAGAAAAAAAGAAGAAGTCTTGGTGGAAATTGCTCCATTGGATCATTGGATAAAAGAAGACCAAATCTACCCTCCTGCTCTGATTAAAATCGACGTTCAAGGTTATGAGCTTGAAGTACTCAAAGGAATAAAAAATTTCTTAGACCATTTTAAGTATATTTATATAGAATCTTCCTTCTATGAACTCTATGTTGGGCAACCTTTAGCAGATGATATTATTAATTTTTTATACTCTAAACAGTTTAGATTTCGTGGAATCTATAATCTTGTATATGATTCTGAAAAAAACGCCGTTCAAGGAGATTTCTTCTTTGAAAAACGATCTACCAAAAATTAG
- a CDS encoding lipid II flippase MurJ, translated as MLAIGIFILTQVCQITLNIFVAFGVITKSISTIGLFYFLGYGIGAAITIALLLKKIHLRYNTFLKITFGFDFKDHGKLIKDGLPTLLSFFLSFIALIILYQCTSKIGSGAIAVSGLSYKLLILVSLIPSAISTVLFQRISLSHVKNDTISKNFLIEKGLRSNLYFAIPLMALVFMLRKDIISLFLGHGMFNQAAVDWTSTIFGFFLMCIPAPTINDFTTKIFFNNGDSYTPSVITSFLAIGQYIGFPLITKYGRLELLVLFIVFVSYIQAFLLFYFLSIKLHLKYFFKNLFLFLMHLSGFTIFSVLLSLLLVHTLSFLMKSSISFYLKLFIVLTASIFSFFLTSYYCKLEETRFIISSLKTILFKFNYIINRLFYYITFL; from the coding sequence TTGCTAGCTATAGGGATATTTATATTGACCCAAGTTTGTCAAATAACTTTAAACATTTTTGTAGCTTTTGGAGTTATTACTAAAAGCATTTCTACAATAGGCTTGTTTTATTTTTTAGGTTATGGAATAGGAGCGGCTATTACAATTGCATTGTTGCTAAAGAAAATTCATCTTAGATATAATACATTTTTAAAAATTACATTTGGTTTTGACTTTAAAGACCATGGAAAATTAATAAAAGATGGACTACCTACATTACTTTCATTTTTTTTATCATTTATTGCATTGATTATATTATATCAGTGTACTTCAAAAATAGGTTCTGGGGCTATTGCCGTTTCCGGTTTAAGTTATAAGCTTCTTATATTGGTATCCCTCATTCCTTCTGCAATCTCTACCGTTCTTTTTCAAAGAATTTCCTTATCCCACGTGAAAAATGATACGATATCCAAGAACTTTCTTATCGAAAAGGGCTTAAGATCGAATCTTTATTTTGCTATTCCTTTAATGGCACTTGTTTTTATGTTGAGAAAAGATATTATCAGTCTATTCTTGGGCCATGGCATGTTTAATCAAGCAGCAGTTGATTGGACTTCAACCATCTTTGGTTTTTTTCTAATGTGTATTCCTGCTCCAACAATAAATGATTTTACGACAAAAATATTTTTTAACAATGGGGATTCTTATACACCATCGGTTATAACTTCGTTCTTAGCGATAGGACAATATATAGGCTTTCCGCTTATAACGAAATATGGAAGATTAGAATTATTAGTCTTATTTATAGTATTTGTCTCCTATATTCAGGCATTTTTACTATTTTATTTTTTATCAATAAAGCTTCATTTAAAATATTTTTTTAAAAATTTATTCCTATTCTTAATGCATTTAAGTGGTTTCACTATTTTTTCAGTGTTATTGTCTTTATTGCTAGTCCATACTTTATCATTTTTAATGAAATCATCAATTTCTTTTTATCTGAAGTTATTCATAGTACTTACAGCCAGCATTTTTTCATTCTTTTTAACTTCTTATTATTGTAAACTTGAAGAGACTCGTTTTATTATTAGTTCTTTAAAAACAATATTGTTTAAATTTAATTATATTATAAACCGATTATTTTATTATATTACTTTTTTATAA
- a CDS encoding glycosyltransferase, with translation MKTIKVLIAFINYGPYHIARAKELLKYKEINPIFLELSSSTLAHPWSVRREDSIPLITLLNRPYERITKKESWEMMKQKLEELDPDVFIGAGFGEPWIRKSFMLMKLKKKATVLFFSTLKTDRKRFWIKENFKKMFMNFLFDAALVGGKKHKDYLVDLGYPENKIWEYGEVVDNSFFVKQSIQVKANEDVWRQKLSLPKNYFLYIGRMDPEKNLSFLLNAYKKYQLSGGMWDLILIGKGKEKEKLMDFVISQKLYNIHFFDYLPTELLPPYYALAKAFILPSLIEPWGLVVNEAMACGLPVIVSKNCGCVSELVSKENGFIFDPHNSEELALILLKISQMDKKLLASMSECSQKKIELYSPQNWAKSIVESSLFAWNSKKTF, from the coding sequence ATGAAAACAATAAAAGTACTCATTGCATTTATTAATTATGGTCCTTATCACATTGCACGTGCTAAAGAGCTTTTAAAATATAAAGAAATCAACCCAATTTTTTTAGAGCTTTCTTCAAGCACCTTAGCTCATCCATGGAGTGTTAGAAGAGAAGATAGCATACCATTAATTACTCTTCTCAACAGACCGTACGAAAGAATAACAAAAAAAGAATCTTGGGAAATGATGAAACAAAAACTAGAAGAACTAGATCCAGATGTATTTATTGGCGCTGGTTTTGGAGAACCATGGATCCGTAAGAGTTTTATGCTTATGAAGTTAAAGAAAAAGGCAACGGTTTTATTTTTCTCTACTTTAAAAACAGATAGAAAACGATTTTGGATCAAAGAAAACTTTAAAAAAATGTTTATGAATTTTTTGTTTGATGCTGCTCTTGTAGGTGGGAAAAAACACAAAGATTACTTAGTAGATTTAGGGTATCCAGAAAATAAAATTTGGGAATACGGAGAAGTAGTAGACAATTCCTTTTTTGTTAAGCAATCAATACAAGTGAAAGCAAATGAAGATGTTTGGAGGCAAAAGCTAAGCCTTCCAAAAAATTATTTTCTTTATATTGGAAGAATGGATCCAGAAAAAAACCTTTCTTTTCTTTTAAATGCTTATAAAAAATATCAACTCTCTGGTGGAATGTGGGATTTGATTCTGATTGGGAAAGGGAAAGAAAAAGAAAAATTAATGGATTTTGTAATTTCTCAAAAACTATATAACATCCATTTTTTTGATTACTTACCAACTGAATTACTTCCACCTTATTATGCTCTGGCTAAGGCTTTCATCTTACCTAGCCTTATTGAACCGTGGGGTCTTGTTGTCAATGAGGCAATGGCCTGCGGATTGCCTGTTATTGTTTCAAAAAATTGTGGATGTGTTTCTGAATTAGTAAGTAAAGAGAATGGATTTATCTTTGATCCTCATAATTCTGAAGAACTTGCTTTGATTTTGCTGAAAATATCTCAAATGGATAAAAAACTTCTAGCTTCTATGAGTGAATGTTCACAAAAGAAAATCGAATTGTATTCCCCTCAGAACTGGGCAAAGAGTATAGTAGAATCTTCTTTATTTGCATGGAATTCGAAAAAAACCTTTTAA
- a CDS encoding glycosyltransferase family 4 protein, with the protein MNLQRFYPPKEHKNDIFRIVCVAQINQRKGQIDLVQAFKKLKLPHSELLLIGAMDLNYKRILKDYSYLFIHYPFIPNHRLLDLFHSSSLFVLPSIEDGFAIATLEAMASGLPVITTDNNGACDVIEDGKEGFIVPIHNPDLISDKILFLSNNKDIRLTMGHNASLKAKIFLG; encoded by the coding sequence GTGAATCTTCAACGATTTTATCCTCCCAAAGAACATAAAAATGACATTTTTAGAATTGTCTGTGTGGCTCAGATTAATCAACGGAAAGGTCAGATTGATTTAGTACAAGCATTTAAAAAATTAAAGCTTCCCCATTCAGAACTTTTATTAATTGGAGCAATGGATTTAAACTATAAAAGAATATTAAAAGATTATTCTTATCTTTTTATTCATTATCCATTTATTCCTAATCATAGACTTTTGGATTTATTCCATTCATCATCGCTATTTGTTCTTCCATCTATTGAAGATGGATTTGCAATAGCTACATTAGAAGCGATGGCTAGTGGTTTACCTGTTATAACAACAGATAACAATGGGGCTTGTGATGTTATTGAAGATGGAAAAGAAGGGTTTATAGTTCCAATACACAATCCTGATCTTATATCAGATAAAATATTATTTCTTTCTAATAATAAAGATATTCGATTGACTATGGGGCATAATGCATCATTAAAAGCTAAGATTTTTCTTGGATGA
- a CDS encoding glycosyltransferase family 61 protein — MSLNFLYKYNIFRLLYIFIIKYFLYPFRFIYRYIFRNYFIPDSICSDIVTEINNNNNIGKCLDIIDFKDNYFIYLYKWKYYDDYKFVNVILYNARLLGNRGIVVTYNNKISEELSPKNFFIMSKYGLFRFYRLNICIKFHIGLSLFTHYGFADNYGHWLLEVISKIIYFKNFYKTLSIFEVFIVNKLKYDFQKETLKALNINLDNVVELDNHICYFFDKLYISSYHWWGGYLPPRYLLKEMKKYFSINFNFISHNIYNNIIYISRKKCKNRRVLNEDDLLNRLNDYNIRVLLLEDLSFLQQVELFQNIKIVIGPFGAGLVNIIFSPINSVLIEIRPIIMINEFYKRLALLNDMIYYQIDATPITSHYDDIQYTDWIIDINKISITIKNIINQYI; from the coding sequence ATGTCATTAAATTTTTTATATAAATATAACATATTTAGATTATTATACATTTTTATAATAAAATATTTTTTATATCCTTTTCGTTTTATTTATCGTTATATTTTTAGAAATTATTTTATTCCTGATAGTATATGTTCTGATATAGTTACAGAAATAAATAATAATAATAATATTGGTAAATGTCTAGATATAATAGATTTTAAAGATAATTATTTTATTTATTTATATAAATGGAAATATTATGATGATTATAAATTTGTAAATGTTATATTATATAATGCAAGATTACTAGGTAATAGAGGAATTGTTGTAACATATAATAATAAAATTTCAGAAGAACTGTCACCTAAAAATTTTTTTATAATGTCAAAATATGGTTTATTTAGATTTTATAGATTAAATATTTGCATAAAATTTCATATTGGTCTTTCATTATTTACTCATTATGGTTTTGCAGATAATTATGGACATTGGCTTCTGGAAGTCATATCTAAAATTATATATTTTAAGAATTTTTATAAAACACTTAGCATCTTTGAAGTATTTATTGTTAATAAATTAAAATATGATTTTCAGAAAGAAACTCTAAAAGCTTTAAATATTAATTTAGATAATGTTGTTGAACTAGACAATCATATATGTTATTTTTTTGATAAACTATATATATCTTCATACCATTGGTGGGGAGGATATCTACCTCCTCGCTATCTATTGAAGGAGATGAAAAAATATTTTTCTATTAATTTTAATTTTATATCTCATAATATATACAATAATATTATTTATATTTCTAGAAAAAAATGCAAAAATAGAAGAGTATTAAATGAAGATGATTTATTAAACCGTTTAAATGACTATAATATTAGGGTATTGTTATTAGAAGATTTATCTTTTTTACAACAAGTAGAATTATTTCAAAATATAAAAATAGTCATTGGTCCTTTTGGAGCCGGTCTTGTCAATATTATTTTTTCCCCCATTAATTCTGTGTTAATAGAAATTAGACCAATCATCATGATAAACGAATTTTACAAGAGGTTAGCATTGTTAAATGACATGATATATTATCAGATTGATGCCACTCCTATTACTTCGCATTATGATGATATACAATATACAGATTGGATTATAGATATAAACAAAATAAGTATTACAATAAAAAATATTATTAATCAATATATATAA
- a CDS encoding glycosyltransferase — MKPFHIAFVIPSIDHKSGGPSAAIAFIAKTLLDLGHKVTLLTTDKNIDPKEGGMIELDPQVDLRIFPLKGKINQKLIHSPHLVFWLKQHISQFNLLDIHSIWSLITSQSAKIALQNNIPYIFTPHGMTSRWDFNKHPLAKSFFYFFHFKKQWEKANAIRFVTEKEKNDCILPINSFCAIIPYFIEIPKEILEEKPKAIINEIILPKNDPVLLFLGRIDAQKGVIEMLQAFDYAWRQNPKIHFFVVGPSSGIYGQKAYCIYQSLQSKSHIHWLGPVYGKDKWYLFKRADIFITLSKNEGLPIAVVEALGMGKPVIVTRECNIFGLDRYGCGIYVNDNPEEVASSLLLLIENNERLLEMGKKARHFYESHYSQEVVSQKLIDFYFQIIRNK; from the coding sequence ATGAAGCCGTTTCATATAGCCTTTGTCATTCCATCGATCGACCATAAGAGCGGTGGGCCATCTGCTGCTATTGCTTTTATAGCAAAAACACTATTAGATTTAGGCCATAAAGTAACTTTACTAACTACTGATAAAAATATTGACCCAAAAGAAGGTGGAATGATAGAACTGGATCCACAAGTTGATCTAAGGATTTTCCCACTTAAAGGAAAAATCAATCAAAAATTGATTCATTCTCCCCATTTGGTTTTCTGGCTTAAACAACATATTTCTCAGTTTAATTTACTTGACATTCATTCAATTTGGTCTCTAATCACCTCTCAATCAGCAAAAATAGCTTTACAAAATAATATTCCCTATATTTTTACTCCTCATGGCATGACTTCTCGATGGGATTTCAATAAACATCCATTAGCAAAAAGTTTTTTCTATTTCTTCCATTTCAAAAAACAATGGGAAAAGGCTAATGCCATTCGATTTGTCACAGAAAAAGAAAAAAATGATTGTATTTTACCAATTAATTCTTTTTGTGCGATTATCCCCTATTTTATTGAAATTCCAAAGGAGATTTTAGAAGAAAAGCCAAAAGCCATTATCAATGAAATTATCCTTCCTAAAAATGATCCTGTTCTTTTATTTTTAGGTCGTATTGACGCCCAAAAAGGGGTAATAGAAATGCTCCAAGCATTTGATTACGCTTGGAGACAAAATCCCAAAATTCACTTCTTCGTTGTTGGTCCCAGTAGTGGAATATATGGTCAAAAAGCCTATTGCATTTACCAATCTCTTCAAAGTAAATCCCATATTCACTGGCTTGGTCCAGTGTACGGAAAAGATAAATGGTACTTATTTAAGAGAGCTGATATATTCATTACCTTATCCAAAAATGAAGGACTCCCTATAGCGGTTGTGGAAGCGCTAGGAATGGGCAAGCCTGTTATTGTTACTAGAGAATGTAATATCTTTGGGCTAGATCGATACGGATGTGGTATTTATGTTAACGATAATCCAGAAGAAGTCGCTTCCTCTCTTCTTTTATTGATAGAAAATAATGAAAGGCTCTTAGAAATGGGAAAGAAAGCCAGACATTTTTATGAATCTCATTATTCGCAAGAAGTTGTAAGCCAAAAACTAATCGATTTTTATTTCCAGATCATTCGAAATAAATAA
- a CDS encoding TolC family protein, producing the protein MQKERSQCSAAWALCRSRSCCCSPGKLFYPNLDALLQYENISNVYILYPKWGWTAGVQGQWNFFDIMENNGKIKAQKALEDIAQVKVTQLKVDIPAELRELYQQLKRSKESFAFQENAVNDAEKGFYQARRLFESGETNWVQAVLARQALLKAKIGYAEAKYNYNAALARLEYAVGGQLPRD; encoded by the coding sequence TTGCAAAAGGAAAGATCTCAATGTAGCGCTGCATGGGCTCTATGCCGCTCACGCAGCTGTTGCTGCAGCCCAGGCAAGTTATTTTATCCTAATCTTGATGCTCTCCTTCAGTACGAAAACATCAGCAATGTATACATTCTTTATCCAAAATGGGGATGGACAGCTGGAGTCCAAGGGCAATGGAATTTTTTTGATATTATGGAAAACAATGGAAAGATAAAGGCGCAAAAGGCCTTGGAAGATATTGCACAGGTAAAAGTGACTCAGCTTAAAGTGGATATTCCTGCAGAATTAAGAGAGCTGTATCAACAGCTGAAAAGATCGAAAGAATCTTTTGCTTTTCAAGAAAATGCGGTCAATGATGCCGAAAAAGGTTTTTATCAAGCAAGAAGATTATTTGAAAGTGGGGAAACCAACTGGGTCCAGGCTGTTCTTGCTAGGCAAGCTTTGCTTAAAGCAAAAATTGGGTATGCGGAAGCTAAATATAATTATAATGCGGCTCTTGCAAGGTTAGAATATGCTGTGGGTGGACAATTGCCTAGAGACTGA
- a CDS encoding glycosyltransferase, giving the protein MKYPISVLIATKNEEKNIEKCIKSVSWADQIFVVDSFSTDRTCEIAEKMGAIVVPFKWEKKDLESITGH; this is encoded by the coding sequence ATGAAATATCCCATTTCTGTACTTATAGCTACTAAGAACGAAGAAAAAAACATAGAGAAATGTATTAAAAGTGTTTCATGGGCTGATCAGATCTTTGTTGTAGATTCTTTTAGTACAGACCGAACTTGCGAAATTGCAGAAAAGATGGGGGCTATTGTCGTACCCTTTAAATGGGAAAAAAAGGACTTAGAAAGTATAACTGGTCACTAA
- a CDS encoding glycosyltransferase family protein, producing MLKHGAPIWKLILFEHKKTIIENREIPEITAHLDVELHSHPIVDGKIGKLQSPMIHNDYENLSHFFHKHNIYSDGEALLRTKYNIIHGDRLKANLFGSTLERRRWLKNFFLSIPGKPLIWFLYSYILKGGFLDGYQGLVFNILKSFYWYQISLKEYEIKCFLNKK from the coding sequence TTGCTTAAACATGGGGCACCTATTTGGAAATTGATTCTATTTGAACATAAAAAAACAATAATTGAAAACCGTGAAATTCCTGAAATAACAGCTCATCTTGATGTAGAGCTCCATTCCCACCCTATTGTTGATGGAAAGATTGGGAAATTACAATCTCCCATGATACATAATGATTATGAGAACTTATCTCATTTTTTTCACAAGCATAATATTTATTCAGATGGAGAGGCATTACTTAGAACAAAATATAACATTATCCATGGGGATAGACTAAAAGCGAATTTGTTTGGTTCCACACTAGAAAGACGAAGATGGCTTAAGAACTTTTTTTTATCAATTCCTGGGAAACCTCTTATATGGTTTTTATACTCTTATATTTTAAAAGGAGGATTTTTAGATGGATATCAAGGGTTAGTTTTTAATATTTTAAAATCGTTTTACTGGTATCAAATAAGTTTAAAAGAATATGAAATAAAATGTTTTCTTAACAAGAAATAA
- a CDS encoding class I SAM-dependent methyltransferase, giving the protein MKNNDAVLDFGCGEGFLLYSLPAKKKVGIEANPHAIEHARSLGLKVYSDINELKNKRFNKIISSHVLAATLHSSLKKKRQLLTVARIK; this is encoded by the coding sequence ATAAAAAATAATGATGCTGTTTTGGACTTTGGATGTGGAGAAGGGTTTTTGCTGTATAGTCTACCAGCAAAGAAAAAAGTTGGCATTGAAGCTAATCCGCATGCGATTGAACACGCAAGATCTTTGGGATTGAAAGTATACAGCGATATAAACGAATTAAAAAATAAAAGGTTTAACAAAATAATTTCTTCACATGTATTAGCCGCAACCCTACATTCTAGCCTTAAGAAAAAAAGACAACTCTTGACGGTCGCAAGAATAAAGTAA
- a CDS encoding class I SAM-dependent methyltransferase has product MPIAENSADFVYCSHVLEHLSLEDCRMALRNTFKILKPNGIFRCVLPDLEYEAKNYSSNTDSEASILFLKRTGLGQDKRKYDLLSMLREFYGNSKYRWMWDYKSLSSELKAVGFNSVRRAYFNDSSYDIFKTVETESRWENALGIEAKKCA; this is encoded by the coding sequence TTGCCCATTGCTGAAAATTCAGCTGATTTTGTTTATTGCTCCCACGTTCTAGAACATCTTTCCTTGGAAGACTGTAGAATGGCTCTTCGAAATACATTTAAGATTCTTAAACCCAATGGAATTTTTCGTTGTGTACTCCCAGATTTAGAATATGAAGCCAAAAATTACAGCTCAAATACTGACTCTGAAGCTTCAATTTTATTTTTAAAAAGAACGGGATTGGGGCAAGATAAAAGAAAATACGATTTGCTTTCTATGCTTAGAGAGTTTTATGGTAACTCAAAATATCGATGGATGTGGGATTACAAGAGTTTATCCTCTGAACTTAAAGCCGTTGGCTTTAATTCTGTAAGAAGAGCATATTTTAATGATTCTTCTTATGATATATTTAAAACAGTAGAAACTGAGTCTCGATGGGAAAATGCACTAGGAATAGAAGCTAAAAAATGCGCATAA
- a CDS encoding class I SAM-dependent methyltransferase — protein MRIKTLLKRLFFYFYKAAIKLFRIHVLPAHYYCPLPNPIELERTRHTWAHPSEMLGIEINLENQLKNLQKVCSPFHKEYLGNSTYLYAVKNKFGPGYGYIEAQALHAMIRFLQPKRIIEVGSGVSTYCMLKAACKNYDNNGIKTEIIAIEPNPSSMLKSMSEIQLIPRKVQEIDLKLFETLEKNDLLFIDSSHAVRAGGDVNFLILEVLPRLKSGVYVHFHDIYFPYDYPRDILTTFFPATESSLLHAFLIFNYKFEIFFCLSLLHYMCPNELAKVFPEYQPQGGNNGLNDENLTPFGTPIGHFPSSIYLFVKKDNKV, from the coding sequence ATGCGCATAAAAACTCTTTTAAAACGATTATTTTTCTATTTTTATAAGGCAGCCATTAAGCTCTTTCGTATTCATGTACTTCCTGCTCATTATTACTGTCCACTTCCAAATCCCATCGAATTGGAACGAACGCGCCATACTTGGGCACATCCATCGGAAATGCTGGGAATAGAAATTAACCTTGAAAACCAATTAAAAAACCTACAAAAAGTCTGTTCGCCTTTTCACAAAGAATACCTAGGGAACTCAACTTATCTTTATGCTGTTAAAAACAAGTTTGGCCCAGGCTATGGGTATATTGAAGCGCAAGCTCTTCATGCTATGATTCGTTTTTTACAACCAAAACGAATTATCGAAGTAGGTTCAGGTGTTTCGACCTACTGTATGCTTAAAGCTGCTTGTAAAAACTATGACAATAATGGAATAAAAACAGAGATTATTGCTATTGAACCAAATCCTTCGTCTATGCTTAAATCAATGTCTGAAATACAGCTTATTCCTCGCAAAGTACAAGAGATTGATTTAAAATTATTTGAAACTCTAGAGAAAAATGATCTTCTGTTTATTGATTCTTCTCATGCTGTAAGGGCTGGTGGAGATGTCAATTTTTTAATACTCGAAGTACTACCAAGGCTTAAGAGTGGAGTATATGTTCATTTTCATGACATCTATTTTCCTTATGATTATCCAAGAGACATCTTAACAACATTTTTTCCTGCTACCGAATCTTCTCTTTTACATGCCTTTCTTATATTTAATTATAAATTTGAGATCTTTTTTTGTCTGAGCCTTTTGCATTATATGTGTCCAAATGAACTAGCAAAAGTTTTTCCAGAGTATCAACCACAAGGAGGTAATAACGGGCTAAATGATGAAAATTTAACTCCTTTTGGCACGCCTATTGGGCATTTTCCTTCATCTATCTATCTATTTGTCAAGAAGGACAACAAGGTATAG
- a CDS encoding glycosyltransferase 61 family protein produces MTSIIKRIYLSRQYCKRRRIINEKDLLPLLAEFEIEVISPEIYSISEQAKIFSDVIL; encoded by the coding sequence ATAACTAGTATAATAAAAAGGATCTATTTATCCAGGCAATATTGCAAACGTCGAAGAATAATTAATGAAAAGGATTTGTTGCCATTATTAGCAGAATTTGAAATTGAAGTCATCTCACCTGAGATATATTCAATATCTGAACAAGCAAAGATTTTTTCTGATGTGATATTGTGA
- a CDS encoding class I SAM-dependent methyltransferase produces MIQHFYPEVQFGGFTQIDGTILFYTRIHALIEPHFIIADIGCGKGDSAFDSNPYRKELYNLRGHCKRVIGLDIDPDARDNLLIDEFRLIEDNKPWPLEDNSIFL; encoded by the coding sequence ATGATCCAACATTTCTATCCAGAAGTTCAATTTGGTGGATTTACTCAGATTGATGGTACAATCTTATTTTACACTCGCATCCATGCCCTTATTGAACCTCATTTTATTATCGCTGACATTGGATGTGGAAAGGGAGATAGCGCATTTGACTCTAATCCTTATAGAAAAGAGCTTTATAATCTTCGTGGGCATTGTAAGCGTGTTATTGGCTTAGATATAGATCCAGATGCTAGAGATAATCTTCTCATTGATGAATTTCGACTTATTGAAGATAACAAGCCATGGCCTCTTGAAGATAATTCTATCTTCTTGTAG